A region of Deltaproteobacteria bacterium DNA encodes the following proteins:
- the lon gene encoding endopeptidase La: MADQNPSMDFDHSKLPEVLPILPLYDTVLFPKMVLPLVVMQQESVQLIDDAMSGDRIIGLVVSKNPSGEKQSSQDELYSIGTSALILKMAKTDDNRSQILVQGLSRFEVSEFVGDKSYLMGKTKYIEEKEEKNTETEALMSNIIHLFSMVVDLSPVLPPEISAMAKSIQEPGTLANMVASSISATAEEKQKVLEADNVKNRLKEVMRLVNHQLKVLELGNKIQSQVKGDMDKSQREYYLRQQLKAIQEELGEKDDTAVEIEEYRTKIKESRLPEEAAKEAERELNRLSKMHPSSAEYTVASTYLDWMTSLPWEKSTTDNLDIKKARKLLDEDHFGLDKAKNRIIEYLAVRKLKPDSKGPILCFAGPPGTGKTSLGNSIARALGREFIRISLGGVRDEAEIRGHRRTYVGALPGRIIQGIRRAGSNNPVFMLDEIDKVGSDFRGDPSSALLEVLDPEQNFSFSDHYLDVAFDLSKVMFITTANVLDTIPPALRDRMEVLQLLGYTADDKVKIANRYLIPRQRKAHGLKADQIRFSNGAVKRIITGYTREAGLRNLERDIATICRGVAAGIAEGKMKSVNVNVVNLSKYLGPVKIVAEAKARISTPGIAMGLAWTPTGGELLFIEATAMKGQKGLTLTGQLGDVMKESATTALSYIRANAKSLGIAEDFFDTHDLHIHVPAGAIPKDGPSAGVTMLTALASLLTNKTIKKDLAMTGEITLRGQVLPVGGIKEKVLAAHRAGIKTIVLPQWNQQDLEELPKKVLKDVKFHPVEKMGDVLKIALGK, translated from the coding sequence ATGGCTGACCAGAATCCCAGCATGGACTTCGATCACAGCAAACTGCCGGAAGTGTTACCTATTTTGCCCCTGTATGATACCGTTCTTTTCCCCAAAATGGTCCTACCTTTGGTCGTCATGCAGCAGGAATCGGTTCAACTGATCGACGATGCCATGTCCGGCGATCGTATCATTGGACTCGTGGTTTCTAAAAACCCGTCCGGCGAAAAGCAGTCTTCTCAGGATGAACTCTACAGCATCGGCACCAGTGCGCTGATTTTGAAAATGGCCAAAACCGACGACAATAGATCGCAAATTTTGGTTCAGGGGCTTTCCAGGTTCGAGGTTTCGGAATTTGTCGGCGATAAATCGTACCTCATGGGAAAAACGAAATACATCGAAGAAAAGGAAGAAAAAAATACCGAAACCGAAGCGTTGATGTCCAACATCATTCACCTTTTTTCAATGGTTGTGGATCTGTCCCCCGTACTGCCGCCCGAAATCAGCGCCATGGCCAAGTCGATACAGGAGCCGGGCACGTTGGCCAACATGGTCGCTTCCAGCATCAGCGCGACCGCAGAGGAAAAACAAAAAGTTCTGGAAGCCGACAATGTAAAAAACCGACTCAAGGAGGTCATGCGGCTGGTCAATCACCAACTGAAGGTATTGGAACTGGGCAACAAAATTCAGTCTCAGGTCAAGGGAGACATGGACAAAAGCCAGCGCGAATACTATTTGCGTCAACAGCTGAAGGCGATACAGGAAGAGCTCGGAGAAAAAGACGATACGGCGGTCGAAATCGAGGAATACCGCACCAAGATAAAAGAAAGCCGACTGCCGGAGGAAGCAGCCAAGGAAGCGGAAAGAGAGCTGAACCGCTTGTCCAAGATGCACCCGTCGTCTGCGGAATACACCGTCGCTTCCACCTATCTCGACTGGATGACATCCCTCCCGTGGGAAAAAAGCACGACCGACAACCTCGATATCAAAAAGGCCCGCAAGCTGCTGGATGAAGACCATTTCGGCCTGGATAAAGCCAAAAACAGAATTATCGAATACCTGGCGGTAAGAAAACTGAAACCCGACTCAAAGGGGCCGATTCTTTGCTTTGCAGGCCCTCCCGGTACGGGAAAAACCTCTTTGGGAAACTCCATTGCCCGGGCCCTCGGTCGCGAGTTTATCAGAATTTCTCTGGGCGGTGTCAGGGATGAAGCTGAAATCCGTGGCCACAGACGCACGTACGTGGGAGCACTCCCCGGCCGGATCATCCAGGGGATAAGGCGGGCCGGATCAAACAACCCCGTATTCATGCTCGACGAAATCGACAAGGTCGGCAGCGATTTTCGGGGTGACCCGTCGTCCGCGCTTCTAGAGGTGCTGGACCCGGAACAAAATTTTTCCTTTTCCGACCACTACCTGGACGTTGCCTTCGATTTGTCCAAGGTTATGTTTATTACCACGGCCAATGTTCTCGACACGATACCGCCCGCATTGCGTGACAGAATGGAAGTCCTGCAGCTTTTAGGGTATACCGCCGATGATAAGGTAAAAATTGCCAACCGCTACCTGATTCCGCGCCAGCGAAAAGCGCACGGCCTGAAAGCGGACCAGATAAGATTCAGCAATGGGGCTGTAAAACGCATCATCACCGGATATACCCGGGAAGCCGGCTTGCGCAACTTGGAGAGGGACATCGCCACGATTTGTCGCGGTGTGGCCGCCGGCATTGCCGAAGGAAAAATGAAATCCGTCAATGTCAACGTTGTCAACCTTTCAAAGTACCTGGGACCGGTGAAGATTGTTGCCGAAGCCAAGGCCAGAATCTCCACACCGGGCATCGCCATGGGGCTGGCCTGGACCCCGACAGGCGGTGAACTTCTATTCATCGAAGCGACGGCGATGAAGGGCCAGAAAGGGCTGACGCTTACCGGACAACTTGGTGATGTCATGAAAGAATCAGCCACGACCGCCCTGAGCTATATCCGCGCCAACGCCAAATCGCTCGGAATCGCCGAGGACTTCTTCGACACCCATGATCTTCACATCCACGTACCGGCCGGCGCCATCCCCAAAGACGGACCCTCCGCCGGCGTTACCATGCTGACCGCCCTGGCGTCCCTGTTGACCAACAAAACCATAAAAAAGGACCTGGCCATGACCGGCGAAATTACCCTGCGGGGACAGGTTCTGCCTGTGGGTGGAATCAAAGAAAAGGTCTTGGCGGCACACAGAGCCGGCATCAAAACCATTGTTCTGCCGCAATGGAACCAGCAGGACCTTGAAGAACTGCCCAAGAAAGTTCTAAAAGACGTCAAATTCCATCCCGTGGAAAAAATGGGTGATGTTTTGAAGATAGCCCTCGGCAAGTAA
- a CDS encoding SPOR domain-containing protein — MEIVALGKPGSSGSGNNTTYEPVDFYSGNFTFQVGAFSQKENAERLKRKLEKKYINVHIVPYDDGKRIMHRVRVGRASSLKQAEEYETTLIQQGFEGAFIVAE, encoded by the coding sequence GTGGAAATCGTCGCCCTGGGAAAACCCGGTTCATCGGGAAGCGGCAATAATACCACGTATGAACCCGTCGATTTCTACTCAGGAAATTTTACGTTCCAGGTGGGCGCTTTCAGCCAGAAGGAAAATGCCGAGCGCCTCAAAAGAAAACTCGAAAAAAAATACATAAACGTTCATATCGTTCCCTATGATGACGGTAAGCGCATCATGCACCGGGTACGTGTCGGCAGGGCGTCTTCGTTGAAACAGGCGGAGGAATACGAAACGACTCTTATACAGCAGGGCTTTGAAGGAGCCTTCATCGTTGCCGAATAA
- the gmhB gene encoding D-glycero-beta-D-manno-heptose 1,7-bisphosphate 7-phosphatase, which produces MPNNTSDPVVFLDRDGVINRDSPAYIKSLAEFEFLPRSLEALCKLTANGFKIILITNQSAIHRGMLPMETLENMHAAMMDEIQANDGKIDDIFFCPHTPQEGCACRKPKPGMIHRARDKHNIDLSAACMVGDSAKDIVCARRAGVGCSILVKTGDFARAQQELNNQKIAPDTIARDLFDAADWIIERYRKNRQSPSV; this is translated from the coding sequence TTGCCGAATAACACTTCCGACCCGGTCGTTTTCCTGGACAGAGATGGTGTCATCAACCGCGATTCGCCCGCCTATATTAAATCGCTCGCTGAATTCGAATTTTTACCCCGAAGCCTGGAAGCCCTTTGCAAGCTGACCGCCAACGGCTTCAAAATCATCCTCATCACCAACCAGTCTGCCATCCACCGGGGCATGCTGCCCATGGAAACGCTCGAGAACATGCATGCCGCCATGATGGATGAAATTCAGGCCAATGATGGAAAAATTGATGACATTTTTTTCTGCCCGCACACACCGCAGGAAGGGTGTGCATGCCGCAAGCCGAAACCCGGTATGATCCATCGGGCGAGGGATAAGCACAACATCGATCTTTCCGCGGCCTGCATGGTGGGCGACAGTGCCAAGGACATTGTCTGCGCTCGGCGAGCCGGTGTTGGCTGTTCGATATTGGTGAAAACCGGTGATTTTGCCAGGGCGCAACAAGAGCTGAACAACCAAAAAATCGCTCCCGACACCATCGCCCGGGACCTGTTCGATGCCGCGGACTGGATCATCGAACGATATCGAAAAAATCGGCAGTCGCCATCGGTATAA
- a CDS encoding ATP-dependent RecD-like DNA helicase produces the protein MAEQSTTLEGQLVHITYYNRANHYLIAKFRESDSNSQISILGYFPDPSLGENLRITGTWQNHAKYGTQFRIAYYEIMLPETPDSIRQYLLSAQVKGLGPKTVARIIRHFGMKTLEVIDRTPQQLTAVRGIGQQRLQQISDSWKAHHTLRDLLSFLRGNGVDLSFSTKIFREYGADAIDILQKDPFRIINDIPGIGFYVADQIIKNAGEPIDELKRAKACAVYTLNRAADEGHVFIQAGEILKRCAKGFGINGDLMSDALDDLAYEEEIKIRDGGTDSKIPNAVDKSDTAVYLKDLFLAEQGSAEKLAAMLCVRDHAPLLNADRINRETVKKLAIKLSAEQLDVVGGVLSERVAVITGGPGTGKTTLIRAIAAVFDALGMKTALAAPTGRAARRISEVTHKKAATIHKLLQYNPMEMVFERNRDTPLDADVVVVDEASMVDIHLMHNLLDAIPVTSKLILVGDTSQLPSVGPGNVLADLIDSKRIKTYTLTNIFRQARQSKIIINAHQVCRGRLPALEETEPGEQFSEFNFIEENNPERAAKKIVQLCSKTIPRTLKLHPVQDIQVITPMHKGVVGTLQLNKLLQKSMNPNPAPRSSTGIRFKSGDKVMHLKNNYQKEVFNGDIGVVASVNTTKAAMEIDYDGRIVPYELSETNELTLAYAISVHKSQGSEYPVVVLPLLTQHYMLLQRNLLYTAITRGKQLVVIIGSRKAVNIALKNDKPRLRSSRLAQRIAVSKDSS, from the coding sequence ATGGCAGAGCAATCAACAACCCTGGAAGGCCAGCTGGTTCACATCACTTATTACAACCGTGCCAACCATTACCTGATTGCCAAGTTCAGGGAAAGCGACTCCAACAGCCAAATCAGCATACTGGGATATTTCCCGGATCCAAGCCTGGGAGAAAATCTGCGCATAACGGGTACGTGGCAAAACCATGCCAAATACGGAACCCAGTTTCGGATAGCGTATTATGAAATAATGCTCCCTGAAACCCCGGACAGCATCCGCCAATATCTTCTTTCGGCACAAGTCAAGGGGCTTGGACCTAAAACGGTTGCGCGGATCATTCGCCATTTCGGAATGAAAACGCTGGAAGTCATTGACCGGACGCCACAACAACTGACCGCTGTCAGGGGCATCGGCCAACAGCGTTTGCAACAGATTTCCGATTCGTGGAAGGCGCATCATACCCTGCGAGACCTGCTGTCCTTTCTTCGCGGTAACGGGGTTGACCTGTCTTTCAGCACCAAAATATTCAGGGAATACGGCGCCGACGCCATCGATATCCTGCAAAAAGACCCTTTTAGAATTATCAATGACATTCCGGGAATCGGCTTTTATGTAGCCGATCAGATTATAAAAAACGCTGGCGAACCCATCGACGAGCTCAAGCGGGCCAAGGCCTGTGCCGTTTACACCCTTAACCGGGCCGCCGATGAAGGGCATGTTTTCATTCAGGCAGGCGAGATCTTGAAACGCTGCGCCAAGGGCTTCGGCATTAATGGCGACCTGATGTCCGACGCCCTCGATGATCTTGCTTACGAAGAAGAAATAAAGATTCGGGACGGCGGAACAGATTCAAAGATCCCCAATGCCGTCGACAAAAGCGATACAGCCGTTTACCTGAAGGATTTGTTTCTTGCGGAGCAGGGCAGCGCAGAAAAATTGGCCGCAATGCTGTGCGTAAGGGACCATGCCCCCCTCTTGAATGCCGACAGAATCAATCGAGAAACCGTAAAGAAGCTGGCCATAAAACTCTCTGCAGAACAGCTTGACGTGGTGGGAGGCGTTTTGTCCGAACGCGTGGCCGTTATCACCGGCGGACCGGGGACCGGAAAAACCACCCTCATCCGAGCCATTGCCGCCGTTTTCGATGCCCTCGGGATGAAAACGGCACTGGCAGCGCCCACGGGCAGGGCAGCCCGACGCATTTCAGAGGTCACGCACAAAAAAGCCGCCACTATCCATAAACTGCTGCAGTACAACCCAATGGAAATGGTTTTCGAGAGGAACCGGGACACACCCCTAGACGCGGATGTCGTCGTTGTCGATGAAGCCTCGATGGTCGACATACATTTGATGCACAACCTGCTCGACGCCATTCCGGTTACGTCAAAACTGATTCTGGTCGGCGACACGTCTCAGCTGCCGTCGGTGGGTCCGGGAAATGTCCTGGCCGATTTGATCGACTCAAAACGCATCAAAACCTACACGCTCACCAATATTTTTCGGCAAGCCCGGCAGAGCAAAATCATCATCAACGCCCATCAGGTGTGCCGGGGCCGACTGCCCGCACTCGAGGAAACTGAACCGGGAGAACAGTTCAGCGAATTCAACTTCATCGAAGAAAACAACCCGGAACGGGCTGCCAAAAAGATTGTTCAGTTGTGCAGCAAGACGATCCCCCGAACACTAAAACTCCATCCCGTTCAAGATATCCAGGTGATCACGCCGATGCACAAGGGTGTCGTCGGCACACTCCAACTGAACAAGCTGCTGCAAAAAAGCATGAATCCGAACCCTGCGCCCAGGTCATCAACCGGCATACGTTTCAAGTCTGGTGACAAGGTTATGCACTTGAAAAACAACTACCAAAAGGAAGTCTTTAACGGTGATATCGGTGTGGTGGCATCGGTGAATACAACCAAAGCGGCTATGGAGATAGACTACGACGGACGCATCGTGCCATATGAATTATCCGAAACCAATGAGTTGACCCTGGCCTACGCCATATCCGTCCACAAATCTCAAGGATCCGAATATCCCGTCGTGGTTTTGCCGCTCTTGACCCAGCACTACATGCTTTTACAGCGAAATCTATTGTACACGGCCATAACACGGGGAAAACAGTTGGTGGTGATCATCGGCAGCCGCAAGGCCGTCAACATCGCCCTAAAAAATGACAAGCCGCGTCTGCGTTCTTCCCGGCTGGCGCAACGGATCGCGGTATCAAAAGACAGCTCATGA
- a CDS encoding DUF1178 family protein, producing the protein MIVFDLECTNGHTFEGWFADNKAFERQNKKQMVACPVCNVTSVTKKPSSFAIKGSPTLPDKIRQQPDLQSVGRELREYVEKNFDNVGCDFAKEALKIHYGVEEPRNIRGVSTKEEEKTLKEEGIPFFKVPLPASSDSDS; encoded by the coding sequence ATGATAGTATTCGATCTTGAATGTACCAATGGACACACGTTCGAGGGTTGGTTTGCGGACAACAAGGCCTTCGAACGCCAGAATAAAAAGCAGATGGTGGCCTGCCCCGTCTGCAACGTAACCTCTGTGACGAAAAAGCCTTCATCTTTTGCCATAAAGGGTTCGCCCACTCTGCCGGACAAAATCCGGCAGCAGCCGGATTTGCAAAGCGTCGGCCGGGAATTGAGGGAATATGTTGAAAAAAATTTCGATAACGTCGGATGCGACTTTGCGAAAGAGGCCTTGAAGATTCACTATGGTGTCGAGGAACCACGCAATATCAGGGGCGTCAGCACCAAGGAAGAAGAAAAAACCCTGAAGGAGGAGGGCATTCCCTTTTTCAAGGTTCCTCTGCCTGCTTCTTCGGATTCTGACTCATGA
- a CDS encoding TIGR04211 family SH3 domain-containing protein: MHITFRSGPGNDRKIIKLLVSDQAVEVMKKENEWALVRLPDGREGWVLHRYLTTKEPCDTVLARLQSEHATMLSRADTLEEENDALKKKNATLTANLQATREERDKTNKAFGDLKKESAAYLELKSKYEKTAASLSKQNKRADALEDELTTLSNNHSIKWFLSGAGILILGVVMGLISRPKKQRSSLL; this comes from the coding sequence ATGCATATAACTTTCAGATCAGGACCCGGGAACGACAGGAAAATCATCAAGCTGCTGGTTTCAGACCAGGCCGTTGAGGTAATGAAAAAAGAAAATGAATGGGCCCTGGTCCGCTTGCCCGATGGTAGGGAAGGTTGGGTGCTGCACCGCTACCTGACCACGAAAGAGCCCTGTGACACGGTATTGGCACGCCTGCAGTCCGAACATGCGACCATGCTTTCTCGCGCGGATACCCTTGAGGAGGAAAATGATGCGCTGAAAAAAAAGAATGCGACGCTTACGGCCAACCTGCAGGCCACCCGGGAGGAAAGGGATAAAACCAACAAAGCGTTTGGAGATCTGAAAAAGGAATCCGCTGCCTACCTGGAACTGAAATCCAAATACGAAAAGACCGCCGCCAGTTTATCCAAACAAAACAAGCGCGCCGATGCCCTGGAGGATGAACTGACCACCCTCTCGAACAATCACAGCATAAAATGGTTCCTCAGCGGAGCCGGCATACTGATACTGGGCGTTGTCATGGGGCTAATCTCAAGACCGAAAAAGCAAAGGTCTTCACTGCTATGA
- the nadB gene encoding L-aspartate oxidase, with product MKDNWDFLVIGSGVAGLTFALKVAEFGSVAVITKEGVMDSNTSLAQGGIASVFGELDSFDLHIQDTLASGDGLCNREVVEMVVKNGPERIRDLIQLGVHFNLEDEEAPAGTPLRLDLGREGGHSKKRIVHAEDMTGRELERVLVEHVKKHPNIVLFENHIAIDLITRSTRMQRGMVTTAHEDICCGVYVLDQKNNQVKTLRGQITLLATGGTGKVYLYTSNPDIATGDGIAMGYRAGATLANLEFVQFHPTCLYHPNAKNFLISEAVRGDGGILVDNAGIPFMHKYDPQKDLACRDVVARAIDTELKKSGADSVFLDISHKHSSFIKKRFPNIYRRCLKLGIDMTVEPIPVVPAAHYMCGGIATDTEGRTDIKRLYALGETACTGLHGANRLASNSLIEALVYAHNAARQAVRELKREDTELISPLPEWDEVGTTDSDEGIMVAHNWDEIRRLMWNYVGIVRSNKRLARASRRIDIIQKEIQEYYWNFKVAPDLIELRNIATVAELIIKCATYRKESRGLHYNIEYPQKHDSRWLKDTLTRRSFLD from the coding sequence ATGAAAGATAATTGGGACTTCCTCGTTATAGGCAGCGGTGTTGCCGGGCTGACCTTTGCCCTTAAAGTGGCCGAGTTCGGCAGCGTTGCTGTCATCACCAAAGAAGGCGTGATGGACAGCAACACCAGTCTAGCCCAGGGAGGTATTGCATCCGTCTTCGGCGAGCTCGATTCTTTTGACCTTCACATTCAGGACACCCTGGCATCTGGAGATGGTTTGTGCAACCGAGAAGTTGTTGAAATGGTTGTAAAAAACGGCCCTGAAAGGATCCGTGACCTTATCCAGCTCGGCGTCCATTTCAACCTGGAGGATGAGGAGGCTCCGGCTGGCACCCCCCTCCGCCTGGACCTGGGCCGGGAAGGCGGTCATTCCAAAAAGCGGATTGTGCATGCCGAGGACATGACCGGCAGGGAACTCGAACGCGTGCTGGTGGAACATGTCAAAAAGCACCCCAATATCGTCTTGTTCGAAAACCATATTGCCATCGACCTGATTACACGCTCCACGCGTATGCAACGGGGGATGGTCACGACCGCCCACGAGGATATATGTTGCGGCGTATACGTTCTCGACCAAAAAAACAATCAGGTAAAAACCCTGCGCGGTCAGATCACCCTGCTCGCCACCGGCGGGACCGGAAAGGTATACCTCTATACCAGCAACCCGGATATCGCCACCGGAGACGGCATTGCCATGGGCTACAGGGCCGGCGCCACCCTGGCCAACCTTGAGTTCGTGCAGTTTCATCCCACCTGCCTCTATCATCCGAATGCAAAAAATTTTTTGATCTCGGAAGCCGTCAGGGGCGACGGCGGCATACTCGTGGATAATGCCGGCATCCCGTTCATGCACAAATACGACCCGCAAAAAGACCTGGCCTGCCGGGATGTGGTCGCCCGGGCCATCGATACCGAACTGAAAAAAAGCGGGGCCGACTCGGTATTTTTAGACATATCCCATAAGCATTCGTCGTTTATAAAAAAACGCTTTCCAAACATTTACCGCCGTTGCCTGAAACTCGGCATCGACATGACTGTCGAACCGATTCCCGTCGTCCCGGCCGCCCATTACATGTGCGGCGGCATTGCAACCGACACGGAGGGTAGAACCGACATTAAACGGCTGTATGCCTTGGGTGAAACGGCCTGCACCGGACTGCACGGGGCCAACCGGTTGGCCAGCAACTCACTGATCGAAGCGCTTGTGTACGCTCACAATGCCGCACGACAAGCGGTTAGGGAATTGAAGCGCGAAGACACTGAATTGATTTCGCCCCTGCCGGAATGGGACGAGGTGGGGACAACCGACAGCGACGAAGGGATTATGGTGGCCCATAACTGGGATGAAATCCGCCGTCTGATGTGGAACTATGTAGGCATCGTTCGCTCCAACAAGCGTCTGGCAAGAGCGAGCAGGCGCATCGATATCATTCAGAAGGAGATCCAGGAGTATTACTGGAACTTCAAGGTAGCGCCCGACCTGATTGAACTGCGCAACATCGCGACCGTTGCAGAACTGATCATCAAGTGTGCCACTTACCGCAAAGAAAGCCGGGGGTTGCACTACAATATCGAATATCCGCAAAAACACGACTCGCGATGGCTCAAGGACACCCTTACCCGCAGATCCTTTCTCGACTGA
- the dnaJ gene encoding molecular chaperone DnaJ — translation MPSKRDYYEILGVDRSASDTEIKKAYRRLALKFHPDKNPGNQDAEEKFKEAAEAYEVLRDGKKRSIYDQYGHQGLEGAGFSGFGGFEDIFSSFGDIFEDFFGFGSGGRSGRTRGHRGSDLRYDLSISFMDAAFGTETEIDVEKMETCPTCEGSGCEPGTYPETCSSCNGQGQVSRSQGFFTVRTTCPTCRGAGQTIASPCQSCRGSGQVRTSKKVSVKIPGGVDTGSRLRLSGEGEAGQHGGGPGDLYIFIHVQQHEFFARNNTDIICEIPISFVQATLGDEISVPTLNGEKSLKIPKGTQPGATFRLRSEGLPSLRTGRRGDQIIQVAVKTPTHISKKQETLLREFARLESNSLSDKLKNIFKNGNERVAQ, via the coding sequence ATGCCATCTAAAAGAGATTACTATGAAATCCTGGGTGTGGATCGTTCGGCATCCGACACCGAAATAAAAAAGGCCTACCGCCGACTCGCCCTCAAGTTTCATCCCGACAAGAATCCCGGTAATCAGGATGCCGAAGAAAAGTTCAAGGAGGCCGCAGAGGCCTATGAAGTGCTCCGGGATGGAAAAAAACGCAGCATCTATGACCAGTATGGCCATCAAGGCCTGGAAGGTGCCGGCTTTTCAGGATTTGGCGGGTTCGAAGATATTTTCTCCAGTTTCGGGGATATCTTCGAAGATTTCTTCGGTTTTGGGTCCGGTGGCCGTTCCGGCCGCACCCGAGGTCACAGAGGGTCTGACTTGCGGTATGATCTTTCCATTTCTTTCATGGACGCCGCCTTCGGTACGGAAACTGAAATCGACGTGGAAAAAATGGAGACCTGCCCGACATGCGAGGGCAGCGGATGCGAACCCGGAACCTATCCGGAAACCTGCAGCAGCTGCAATGGACAAGGTCAGGTTTCAAGAAGCCAGGGATTCTTCACGGTTCGCACCACCTGCCCCACTTGCCGTGGCGCCGGCCAAACCATCGCCAGTCCGTGCCAGTCATGTCGGGGTTCCGGTCAGGTGCGGACCAGCAAGAAAGTCTCTGTTAAAATACCGGGAGGGGTGGACACAGGTTCCCGGCTGCGCCTTTCGGGAGAAGGGGAAGCAGGGCAGCATGGCGGGGGACCGGGAGATCTTTATATCTTTATTCATGTTCAGCAGCATGAATTTTTCGCCAGAAACAATACGGACATAATCTGTGAAATACCCATATCCTTTGTCCAGGCAACCCTGGGAGATGAAATCAGCGTTCCCACGTTGAATGGGGAAAAATCGCTTAAAATTCCCAAGGGTACCCAACCCGGCGCCACCTTCCGACTTCGGTCCGAAGGCCTCCCCTCTTTAAGGACAGGACGCCGCGGGGACCAGATCATACAGGTGGCCGTAAAGACCCCGACCCATATATCCAAAAAGCAGGAAACACTTTTAAGGGAATTTGCCCGGCTGGAAAGCAACAGCTTGTCCGACAAGCTGAAAAATATCTTTAAAAACGGTAACGAACGCGTCGCCCAATAA
- the queD gene encoding 6-carboxytetrahydropterin synthase QueD produces the protein MFELKVTSHFAAAHQLTMVAKKCENLHGHNWKIEVRIAGNRLNSAGVVMDFGEIKQQVRAIMKTLDHKFLNDLEYFHDGNPSSENIAKYIAETLQIKITNPDVWVASVTSWESEDACATYFPE, from the coding sequence ATGTTCGAACTAAAAGTCACCAGCCATTTTGCAGCGGCTCACCAGCTCACGATGGTTGCCAAAAAATGCGAAAATCTGCACGGGCACAACTGGAAAATAGAGGTGCGTATTGCCGGCAACCGGCTGAACAGCGCCGGCGTTGTGATGGATTTCGGTGAAATCAAACAGCAAGTCCGTGCCATCATGAAAACGTTGGACCATAAGTTCCTCAACGATCTCGAATACTTTCACGATGGAAACCCGTCATCTGAAAATATAGCCAAGTATATCGCCGAAACGCTTCAGATAAAAATTACCAATCCGGACGTATGGGTTGCCAGCGTCACCTCATGGGAATCGGAGGACGCCTGCGCCACTTACTTTCCCGAATAA
- the pyrE gene encoding orotate phosphoribosyltransferase encodes MKEELIKTLCDKSFRFSEEPTFKLVSGKMSRFYVNCKPTTMSPRGMFLVGNLVYNAVKTLDVCGIGGLTFGADPIAVATAYTSALKEKPLQAFSIRKEKKDHGDIRWIEGDLEAGSRVVIIDDVATTGGSTIKAIERATSEGLVVVKAVILVDRQEGGVDNIREHVPDISAIITRDELVAYWKSLHKS; translated from the coding sequence ATGAAGGAAGAACTGATTAAAACCCTGTGCGACAAATCGTTCCGCTTCAGCGAAGAACCAACTTTTAAGCTGGTTTCAGGAAAAATGAGCCGCTTCTATGTCAATTGCAAACCGACCACCATGAGTCCGAGGGGCATGTTCCTTGTGGGAAACCTGGTTTATAATGCGGTGAAAACATTGGATGTCTGCGGCATTGGGGGGCTTACCTTTGGAGCCGATCCCATCGCGGTGGCAACGGCTTACACGTCGGCGTTGAAAGAAAAGCCGCTTCAGGCCTTTTCCATACGGAAAGAGAAAAAGGATCACGGCGATATTCGCTGGATCGAGGGCGACCTGGAAGCGGGGTCCCGAGTGGTGATCATCGACGATGTCGCCACCACGGGGGGATCAACCATCAAGGCGATTGAGCGGGCCACATCCGAAGGCCTGGTGGTGGTTAAGGCGGTTATCCTGGTGGACCGGCAGGAAGGCGGGGTTGACAACATCCGCGAGCATGTTCCGGATATCTCCGCAATTATTACCCGGGATGAATTGGTGGCATACTGGAAAAGCCTCCATAAATCGTGA